From the Salana multivorans genome, the window GACGACCTCGCGAACGACGTCGCCCGGCGGATCCGCCGCACGATGCACGAGGTCAACCCCGAGGCCTGGCTGCTCGCCGAGCACGGGCACGACGCCTCGGCCGACCTCGTGGGGGACGGCTGGGACGGCACGATGGACTACCAGGGGTTCACCCGGCCCCTGTGGGTGTGGCTGAACGGCGGCGCCCGGACGGGCGTCGACGACGACGCGGTCCCGCACGGCCTCGACTTCCTCGGCCTGCCGATCGACATCCCGGTGCTGCCGGCCACGAGCGCGGTCGGGACGATGCGCGACGTGCACGCCCGGATGTCGTGGGCGGCGCAGAGCGCCTCGACCCTGCACCTCGACTCCCACGACACGCCCCGGTTCCGCACCGTCGTCGGCGGCGGGACGGACGGCTGGGTCGACGTCGAGGGGAGGGGACGCACGCGCCACCTGCTCGGGCTCGCCCTCCAGATGACGATGCCCGGCGTGCCGTCCGTCTTCGCGGGGGACGAGATCGGGCTGACGGGCGCGAACGGCGAGCACGCGCGCACGCCGATGCCGTGGGACACCGGCGTGTGGGACACGCCGACCTGGGACGCCTACCGCGCCTGGGTCGCGCTGCGGCGCGACCACGTGGCGCTGCGCCGCGGCGGCCTGCGCTGGCTCGACGCGGGGGAGGACTCGCTCACGTTCCTGCGCGAGCACCCGGACGAGGTCGTCCTCGTCCACGTCGTCCGCCCGAGCGTGCGAGCGGACGACGAGCAGGCCGCGAACGTCGCGACCGGCCGCCCGGTCCGGCTCCCCGCCGCGACCCTCGGCCTGTCCGACGGGCTGACCCCCGAGAGCCTCGCGGGCGAGACGGCGACGCGGGACGGCGGCGACCTCGTCCTGCCGACCGCGGTCGGCGCGCACGTCCTGCGGCTCGAGGCCGGCGACTGGGCGTGGGATGACTGAGCAGGACCGGTCGACGCGGTACGCCAACGCCGAGGATCGCGCCCGCGCGGGCCGGTACGAGGAACGCGAGGCCGACTGGCGCCAGGGCGCGGTGGTCTACCAGGTGATGGTCGACCGGTTCGCGCCGCCCGCCGACCTCGACGCCCGACGCCACCTCTACGAGGCGCCGAAGCGGCTGCACGCGTGGGACGAGACGCCGACCAAGGGCGAGTACGTCGAGGACGTGCGGCTGTGGAGCCACGAGATCGACTTCTGGGGCGGGGACCTGGCCGGCCTGCGGGACAGGCTCGACCACGTGGCCGATCTCGGTGCCGACGTGCTCTACCTCAACCCGATCTGCGAGGCCTCGACCAACCACGGGTACGACGCGATCGACTACCTGCGGATCGCGCCGTGGCTCGGCAGCCGCGAGGACGTGACGCGGCTCGCGGACGACCTGCACGGCCGCGGGATGCGGCTCGTGCTCGACGGGGTGTTCAACCACGTCGGCCGGGCGAACCCGATCTTCCGCGCGGCCGAGGCCGACCCGGCCTCGCCCTACCGCGACTGGTTCGAGTTCGGCGAGCGGTTCCCGGGCGGCGTGCGGGCGTGGGCGCTGGCGGAGAGCCTGCCGGAGCTGGTCCACGAGAACCCGGCCGTGACGGACTACCTGTGGACGAGGCCCAACTCCGTGGTGCGCAGCTACCTGCGCGACGGCGTCGACGGCTGGCGGCTCGACGTCGCCTCCGACCTCGGCTTCCGCTTCCTCGAGGACCTCACGCGGGCCGCGCACGCGGAGAAGCCGGGCTCGCTCACGGTCGGTGAGGTCTCGGCGTACGCCCCGGAGTGGCTCGGCCCCCTGGACGGCCTCCTGCACTGGAACCTGCGCCGCGTGCTCGTCGAGCTGGCGAACGGCCGGCTCAGCGCGCGCCACGCGCAGCGGATCCTCGCCCGGGTCTACGCCGACGCCGACTACGAGCACATGCTCCGCTCGTGGCTGTTCGTCGACAACCACGACACCGCGCGCCTGCCGGACGCGGTGCCCGACCCGGCAGCGCAGCGCCTCGCCCGCGTCCTGCAGCACACGCTGCCCGGCAGCCCGGTCGTGTACTACGGCAGCGAGGTCGGGATGACCGGCGGCGACGACCCGGAGATGCGCGGTCCGATGCGCTGGGACCTGCTGACGCCGGACAACCCGTGGCTCGTCCTGACCCGTCGGCTCGTCGAGCTGCGCCGGACGCGCCGCGCGCTGCGCGTCGGCGACCTGCGCTGGCTCGACACGGACGAGCTGATCGGGTTCGAGCGCTCGACGGACCGGGTGGCCGACGCCGTCGTCGTCCTCGCCAACCCGGGCGACGAGCCCGTCACCGAGCTCGTCCAGCTCGTCGACTCCAAGCTCATGCACGTCCTGGTCGACGCGCTCGGCTCGGGCGCCCGGCTCCACCCGGTCCAGGGCATGGTGGAGGTGGAGCTCGAGCCGCACGGCGTGCTCGTCCTCACCCCGCGCACGGCCGAGCCCGGCGGGTACGAGCCCTTCAAGCGTGTCCAGTAGTCACCCGGAACCGCAGGACGGATCGCCCATGTCGTCTTCCTCCCCGTCGCTGGCGCGCGCCCCGCACCACGACGGCTCGGTCACCTACCTCGGGCCCGTCCCGACGCGGCCGGGCGGCTCGGTCCGCCTGCGCGTCCACGTCCCCGCGCCGGGCGCGAGCCGCGTGCGCGTGCGCTGGGGCCAGGACGGCGAGCCGCGCCTGCGCGACCTGACGCCGACGCCGGCCTTCGACGGGCAGTGGTGGACGGGCGAGCTGCCCCTGGTCAACGCCCGCACGTCCTACCGCTTCCTGATCGAGGGGCCGGACGGGGCGCGGCACCGCTGGCTGACCGCCGAGGGCGTGAGCGAGCGGGAGGTGTCGGACCGGTCGGACTTCGTGCTCGACGCGAGCGACGCGGCCCCCGACTGGGTGGCCGACCAGGTCGCGTACCAGATCTTCCCCGACCGGTTCGCCCGCTCGGCCGCGGCCGCGGACCGCGAGCTCCCGGACTGGGCCGTGCCGCAGGCGTGGGACGAGCCGGTCGTCGCGGCCGGCGGTCCCGTCGCCCGGCAGCTCTACGGCGGCGACCTCGACGGCATCGCGGAGCACCTCGACCACCTCGTCGACCTCGGCGTCACGACGCTCTACCTGACGCCGGTGTTCGAGGGTCGGTCCAACCACCGCTACGACGCCGTGTCGTTCGACCGGGTCGACCCGGTGCTCGGCGGCGACGACGCCTACCGTCGCCTCATCGACGCGGCGCACGCGCGCGGCCTGCGCGTCCTCGGCGACCTGACGACCAACCACACGGGCTCGGGCCACGAGTGGTTCCGCGCGGCCGCGGCCGACCCGACGGGGGTCGAGGCCGGCTTCTACCTGTTCGATGACCAGGGCTACCACTGCTGGCTCGGCCACCCCAGCCTGCCGACGCTGGACTACCGCGGCCGGGAGCTGCGCGAGCGGATGTACGGCCGCGCGGACTCCGTCGTCGCGCGCTGGGTCGACGCCGGGCTGGACGGCTGGCGGATCGACGTCGCGAACATGACCGGGCGCCAGGGCGGCGTCGACCTGACCCGCGAGGTGGCCCGCGGCGTGCGCGAGGCGATGACGCGGGTGAACGCCGACACCTGGCTGCTCGCCGAGCACTTCTTCGACGCCTCGGCCGACCTCGTCGGCGACGGCTGGCACGGCGTCATGGACTACGCGGGGGCGTCGATGCCGCTGTGGTGGTGGCTCGCCGCCCCCGGCGCGCGCCCGCACGCGACCGTCCCGCTCCCGATCGACCCGCTCCCGGCCCGCGACGTGGTCGCGACGATGCGGGAGGTGCACGCGCGCTACCCGTGGGCGGCGGTGACCGCGTCGACCGTGCACCTCGACTCCCACGACACGGCCCGGTTCCGCACGCTCGCCGGGGGCGGCGAGCACGGCGGCGTCGACGACGGGAGCTCCGACTCGGGGCTCGCCCGCGCGCGCCACCTGCTCGGGGCCGGGCTGCAGCTCACGCTGCCGGGCGTCCCGGCGCTGTTCGCCGGCGACGAGCTCGGACTCACCGCGACCACCGGCGAGCACGCGAGGACCCCGATACCGTGGGACGCCCGCGAGACGTGGGACGCGGCGACCCTCGACGCCTACCGCGAGCTCGTCGCGCTGCGGCGCGAGCACCCGGCGCTGCGGCGCGGCGGCCTGCGCTGGCTGTCGGCCGGGGTCGACCACCTGACGTTCGTGCGCGAGCACCCCGCGGGGCGCGTGCTCGTCCACGCCGTGCGTCCGCGGCCGGACGGAGCAGCCCCGCGCGACGGCGAGGTCCGCCTGCCCGCCGCCGTGCTCGGCGGCGACGCCGCCGACGCGGTGACGCTGCGCGGCGAGGGCCTCGTGCGGCTGGATGACGGCGACGAGCCGGTCCTGGCGCTGCCCGGGTCGGTCGGCGCGCACCTCTGGCTCCTGCCCGGCGACGATCTCGCCTGGACCTGACCACCCCGACGACCCCGTCGAGAAAGACGCTCGAGAGAACGCGTGTACTCCCTCCTCCTGGCCATCGTCTACGTCGCCTTCGTCAGCCTCGGCCTGCCCGACTCCCTCGTGGGATCGGGCTGGCCGGTCATGCACGAGGACCTGGGGGTCCCGGTCGGCTACGCGGGCATCGTCACGATGCTCATCGCCGGCGGCACGATCGTCTCCAGCCTCGCCTCCGAGCGGCTCACCCGCCGGCTCGGCGCCGGGCTGGTCACGGCGGTCAGCGTCGGGCTGACGGCGGCGGCGCTCATCGGCTTCTCGACGTCCGGCTCGTTCTGGCTGCTGTGCCTGTGGGCGATCCCGTACGGC encodes:
- a CDS encoding alpha-amylase family glycosyl hydrolase, translated to MTEQDRSTRYANAEDRARAGRYEEREADWRQGAVVYQVMVDRFAPPADLDARRHLYEAPKRLHAWDETPTKGEYVEDVRLWSHEIDFWGGDLAGLRDRLDHVADLGADVLYLNPICEASTNHGYDAIDYLRIAPWLGSREDVTRLADDLHGRGMRLVLDGVFNHVGRANPIFRAAEADPASPYRDWFEFGERFPGGVRAWALAESLPELVHENPAVTDYLWTRPNSVVRSYLRDGVDGWRLDVASDLGFRFLEDLTRAAHAEKPGSLTVGEVSAYAPEWLGPLDGLLHWNLRRVLVELANGRLSARHAQRILARVYADADYEHMLRSWLFVDNHDTARLPDAVPDPAAQRLARVLQHTLPGSPVVYYGSEVGMTGGDDPEMRGPMRWDLLTPDNPWLVLTRRLVELRRTRRALRVGDLRWLDTDELIGFERSTDRVADAVVVLANPGDEPVTELVQLVDSKLMHVLVDALGSGARLHPVQGMVEVELEPHGVLVLTPRTAEPGGYEPFKRVQ
- a CDS encoding glycoside hydrolase family 13 protein, with amino-acid sequence MSSSSPSLARAPHHDGSVTYLGPVPTRPGGSVRLRVHVPAPGASRVRVRWGQDGEPRLRDLTPTPAFDGQWWTGELPLVNARTSYRFLIEGPDGARHRWLTAEGVSEREVSDRSDFVLDASDAAPDWVADQVAYQIFPDRFARSAAAADRELPDWAVPQAWDEPVVAAGGPVARQLYGGDLDGIAEHLDHLVDLGVTTLYLTPVFEGRSNHRYDAVSFDRVDPVLGGDDAYRRLIDAAHARGLRVLGDLTTNHTGSGHEWFRAAAADPTGVEAGFYLFDDQGYHCWLGHPSLPTLDYRGRELRERMYGRADSVVARWVDAGLDGWRIDVANMTGRQGGVDLTREVARGVREAMTRVNADTWLLAEHFFDASADLVGDGWHGVMDYAGASMPLWWWLAAPGARPHATVPLPIDPLPARDVVATMREVHARYPWAAVTASTVHLDSHDTARFRTLAGGGEHGGVDDGSSDSGLARARHLLGAGLQLTLPGVPALFAGDELGLTATTGEHARTPIPWDARETWDAATLDAYRELVALRREHPALRRGGLRWLSAGVDHLTFVREHPAGRVLVHAVRPRPDGAAPRDGEVRLPAAVLGGDAADAVTLRGEGLVRLDDGDEPVLALPGSVGAHLWLLPGDDLAWT